One window from the genome of Pempheris klunzingeri isolate RE-2024b chromosome 7, fPemKlu1.hap1, whole genome shotgun sequence encodes:
- the fgfr1a gene encoding fibroblast growth factor receptor 1-A isoform X2, whose translation MPQRSEWSSGRRKANSCSSLSRMLMRPSILLFLALFAQVLSIQCQPANTDEVVSVEKHAELFTLYLGERLDLSCSARDSLHAVNWTKDHVAVVDGEHTRIRNGQLEIEAVELTDSGLYACTTFGNHYVNFNITVHTLASSEDEDEESLSDESKLLASQKLLLSVEKHAELFTLYLGERLDLSCSARDSLHAVNWTKDHVAVVDGEHTRIRNGQLEIEAVELTDSGLYACTTFGNHSVYFNITVDTLASSEDDDEDEESSSEESKLLASQKLLPMAPQWAHPEKMEKKLHAVPASKTVKFRCQASGNPTPTLKWYKNGKEFKRDHRIGGFKVREHVWTIIMESVVPSDKGNYTCVVENQYGSINHTYQLDVVERSPHRPILQAGLPANRTAVVGSDVEFECKVFSDPQPHIQWLKHIEVNGSRVGPDGLPYVRVLKTAGLNTTDKEMEVLQLRNVSFDDAGEYTCLAGNSIGFSHHSAWLTVFEATPHYPPANHTYLEVVIYCVGFFFIAVMIAIAIIVKIRTSSKKSDFNSQLAVHKLAKSIPLRRQVSVDSSSSIHSGVMLVRPSRLSSSGSPMLSGVSEYELPQDPRWELPRDRLVLGKPLGEGCFGQVVMGEALGLDKEKPNRVTKVAVKMLKSDATEKDLSDLISEMEMMKIIGKHKNIINLLGACTQDGPLYVIVEYASKGNLREYLRARRPPGMEYCYNPDQVPVENMSIKDLVSCAYQVARGMEYLASKKCIHRDLAARNVLVTEDNVMKIADFGLARDIHHIDYYKKTTNGRLPVKWMAPEALFDRIYTHQSDVWSFGVLLWEIFTLGGSPYPGVPVEELFKLLKEGHRMDKPSTCTHELYMMMRDCWHAVPSHRPTFKQLVEDLDRCLAMTSNQEYLELSVPLDQYSPSYPDTRSSTCSSGEDSVFSHDAGAEEPCLPKFPPHSNGAAIKKR comes from the exons ATGCCCCAAAGGTCTGAATGGAGTTCCGGTCGCAGAAAAGCCAACAGTTGTAGCTCCCTCAGCAGGATGCTGATGAGGCCAAGTATACTTCTGTTTCTGGCTTTATTCGCCCAAGTTTTAAGCATCCAGTGTCAGCCTGCCAACACTGATGAAG TAGTCTCGGTGGAAAAGCATGCGGAGCTGTTCACGCTCTATCTCGGAGAGCGTCTGGATCTGAGTTGCTCTGCCAGGGACTCCCTCCATGCCGTCAACTGGACCAAAGACCATGTGGCAGTAGTGGATGGAGAACACACACGCATCCGCAACGGCCAGCTGGAAATCGAGGCCGTGGAGCTAACGGACTCTGGTCTGTATGCATGCACCACCTTCGGCAACCACTACGTCAACTTCAACATCACAG TTCATACCCTGGCCTCCtctgaggatgaagatgaagagtctTTGTCAGATGAATCCAAGCTGTTGGCCAGTCAGAAACTGCTGC TCTCGGTGGAAAAGCATGCGGAGCTGTTCACGCTCTATCTCGGAGAGCGTCTGGATCTGAGTTGCTCTGCCAGGGACTCCCTCCATGCCGTCAACTGGACCAAAGACCATGTGGCAGTAGTGGATGGAGAACACACACGCATCCGCAACGGCCAGCTGGAAATCGAGGCCGTGGAGCTAACGGACTCTGGTCTGTATGCATGCACCACCTTCGGCAACCACAGCGTCTACTTCAACATCACGG TTGATACCCTGGCCTCAtctgaggatgatgatgaagatgaagagtctTCATCAGAGGAATCCAAGCTGTTGGCCAGTCAGAAACTGCTGC CAATGGCCCCGCAATGGGCTCATCcagaaaaaatggagaaaaagctTCACGCCGTCCCAGCCAGTAAGACCGTGAAGTTTCGATGCCAGGCCAGCGGCAACCCAACTCCCACTCTGAAATGGTATAAAAATGGCAAGGAGTTCAAGAGAGACCATCGCATCGGAGGCTTCAAG GTGCGTGAACATGTGTGGACCATCATCATGGAATCTGTAGTACCCTCTGACAAGGGAAACTACACCTGTGTGGTGGAGAACCAGTACGGCAGCATCAATCACACCTACCAGCTGGATGTAGTCG AGCGCTCTCCCCACAGGCCAATCCTGCAGGCTGGCCTGCCCGCTAATCGCACCGCCGTGGTGGGCAGCGACGTGGAGTTTGAGTGCAAAGTGTTCAGTGACCCTCAGCCTCATATCCAGTGGCTCAAGCACATCGAGGTCAACGGGAGCCGAGTTGGTCCTGATGGGTTACCATATGTCCGTGTCCTCAAG ACCGCTGGCCTTAACACCACGGACAAGGAAATGGAAGTCCTCCAACtgagaaatgtgtcttttgatGACGCTGGGGAGTATACCTGCTTGGCGGGCAATTCTATCGGGTTCTCTCATCACTCTGCATGGTTGACCGTTTTTGAAG CTACCCCCCACTATCCTCCAGCCAACCACACCTACCTGGAGGTTGTCATCTACTGTGTGGGCTTCTTTTTCATCGCTGTCATGATTGCCATCGCAATTATTGTCAAGATTCGCACCTCCTCAAAGAAGAGTGACTTCAACAGTCAGCTGGCTGTCCACAAGCTGGCCAAAAGCATCCCCCTGCGCAGACAG GTGTCTGTGGACTCTAGCTCCTCAATCCATTCTGGAGTGATGCTGGTTCGTCCTTCCCGCCTCTCTTCCAGCGGATCTCCAATGCTCTCCGGGGTGTCTGAGTATGAACTGCCCCAGGACCCCCGCTGGGAGCTTCCCCGGGACAG ACTTGTTCTTGGGAAGCCGCTGGGTGAAGGCTGCTTCGGGCAGGTGGTGATGGGAGAGGCGCTAGGTCTCGACAAAGAGAAGCCAAACCGTGTGACCAAGGTTGCCgtcaaaatgctgaaat ctGATGCCACAGAGaaagacctgtcagacctgatttcagagatggagatgatgaaGATCATTGGGAAGCACAAGAACATCATTAATCTCCTGGGAGCCTGCACACAGGATG GTCCTCTGTATGTCATAGTAGAGTATGCATCTAAGGGAAATTTGCGGGAGTACTTGCGAGCTCGGCGCCCACCGGGCATGGAGTATTGCTACAACCCAGACCAGGTTCCTGTGGAGAACATGTCCATCAAAGACCTGGTGTCCTGTGCTTACCAAGTGGCCCGAGGCATGGAGTATTTAGCCTCCAAAAAG tGCATCCACAGAGATCTTGCTGCTCGTAATGTTTTGGTAACCGAAGACAATGTGATGAAAATAGCTGACTTCGGCCTGGCAAGAGATATTCACCACATTGATTACTATAAGAAGACCACCAAC GGTCGTCTACCAGTGAAGTGGATGGCTCCTGAGGCTCTGTTTGACCGGATATACACACACCAAAGTGATGT ctggtCATTTGGGGTGCTGCTTTGGGAGATCTTCACCCTGGGAGGCTCTCCCTATCCTGGCGTCCCAGTGGAAGAGCTGTTCAAGCTGCTGAAGGAAGGTCACCGAATGGACAAGCCCTCGACATGCACTCACGAGCT GTACATGATGATGAGGGACTGCTGGCACGCTGTGCCGTCTCACAGGCCCACATTCAAACAGCTGGTAGAGGATCTAGACCGCTGCCTGGCCATGACGTCTAACCAG GAGTATCTGGAACTGTCGGTGCCTCTGGACCAATATTCCCCCAGCTACCCGGACACCCgcagctccacctgctcctcgGGGGAGGACTCGGTCTTCTCCCACGACGCCGGCGCTGAGGAGCCCTGCCTGCCAAAGTTCCCTCCCCACTCCAACGGGGCAGCCATTAAGAAACGCTGA
- the fgfr1a gene encoding fibroblast growth factor receptor 1-A isoform X4, which translates to MPQRSEWSSGRRKANSCSSLSRMLMRPSILLFLALFAQVLSIQCQPANTDEVVSVEKHAELFTLYLGERLDLSCSARDSLHAVNWTKDHVAVVDGEHTRIRNGQLEIEAVELTDSGLYACTTFGNHYVNFNITVHTLASSEDEDEESLSDESKLLASQKLLLVSVEKHAELFTLYLGERLDLSCSARDSLHAVNWTKDHVAVVDGEHTRIRNGQLEIEAVELTDSGLYACTTFGNHSVYFNITVDTLASSEDDDEDEESSSEESKLLASQKLLPMAPQWAHPEKMEKKLHAVPASKTVKFRCQASGNPTPTLKWYKNGKEFKRDHRIGGFKVREHVWTIIMESVVPSDKGNYTCVVENQYGSINHTYQLDVVERSPHRPILQAGLPANRTAVVGSDVEFECKVFSDPQPHIQWLKHIEVNGSRVGPDGLPYVRVLKHSGVNSSDAQVLTLYNVTEEESGEYICKVSNYIGEANQSAWLTVTRYEPTATPHYPPANHTYLEVVIYCVGFFFIAVMIAIAIIVKIRTSSKKSDFNSQLAVHKLAKSIPLRRQVSVDSSSSIHSGVMLVRPSRLSSSGSPMLSGVSEYELPQDPRWELPRDRLVLGKPLGEGCFGQVVMGEALGLDKEKPNRVTKVAVKMLKSDATEKDLSDLISEMEMMKIIGKHKNIINLLGACTQDGPLYVIVEYASKGNLREYLRARRPPGMEYCYNPDQVPVENMSIKDLVSCAYQVARGMEYLASKKCIHRDLAARNVLVTEDNVMKIADFGLARDIHHIDYYKKTTNGRLPVKWMAPEALFDRIYTHQSDVWSFGVLLWEIFTLGGSPYPGVPVEELFKLLKEGHRMDKPSTCTHELYMMMRDCWHAVPSHRPTFKQLVEDLDRCLAMTSNQEYLELSVPLDQYSPSYPDTRSSTCSSGEDSVFSHDAGAEEPCLPKFPPHSNGAAIKKR; encoded by the exons ATGCCCCAAAGGTCTGAATGGAGTTCCGGTCGCAGAAAAGCCAACAGTTGTAGCTCCCTCAGCAGGATGCTGATGAGGCCAAGTATACTTCTGTTTCTGGCTTTATTCGCCCAAGTTTTAAGCATCCAGTGTCAGCCTGCCAACACTGATGAAG TAGTCTCGGTGGAAAAGCATGCGGAGCTGTTCACGCTCTATCTCGGAGAGCGTCTGGATCTGAGTTGCTCTGCCAGGGACTCCCTCCATGCCGTCAACTGGACCAAAGACCATGTGGCAGTAGTGGATGGAGAACACACACGCATCCGCAACGGCCAGCTGGAAATCGAGGCCGTGGAGCTAACGGACTCTGGTCTGTATGCATGCACCACCTTCGGCAACCACTACGTCAACTTCAACATCACAG TTCATACCCTGGCCTCCtctgaggatgaagatgaagagtctTTGTCAGATGAATCCAAGCTGTTGGCCAGTCAGAAACTGCTGC TAGTCTCGGTGGAAAAGCATGCGGAGCTGTTCACGCTCTATCTCGGAGAGCGTCTGGATCTGAGTTGCTCTGCCAGGGACTCCCTCCATGCCGTCAACTGGACCAAAGACCATGTGGCAGTAGTGGATGGAGAACACACACGCATCCGCAACGGCCAGCTGGAAATCGAGGCCGTGGAGCTAACGGACTCTGGTCTGTATGCATGCACCACCTTCGGCAACCACAGCGTCTACTTCAACATCACGG TTGATACCCTGGCCTCAtctgaggatgatgatgaagatgaagagtctTCATCAGAGGAATCCAAGCTGTTGGCCAGTCAGAAACTGCTGC CAATGGCCCCGCAATGGGCTCATCcagaaaaaatggagaaaaagctTCACGCCGTCCCAGCCAGTAAGACCGTGAAGTTTCGATGCCAGGCCAGCGGCAACCCAACTCCCACTCTGAAATGGTATAAAAATGGCAAGGAGTTCAAGAGAGACCATCGCATCGGAGGCTTCAAG GTGCGTGAACATGTGTGGACCATCATCATGGAATCTGTAGTACCCTCTGACAAGGGAAACTACACCTGTGTGGTGGAGAACCAGTACGGCAGCATCAATCACACCTACCAGCTGGATGTAGTCG AGCGCTCTCCCCACAGGCCAATCCTGCAGGCTGGCCTGCCCGCTAATCGCACCGCCGTGGTGGGCAGCGACGTGGAGTTTGAGTGCAAAGTGTTCAGTGACCCTCAGCCTCATATCCAGTGGCTCAAGCACATCGAGGTCAACGGGAGCCGAGTTGGTCCTGATGGGTTACCATATGTCCGTGTCCTCAAG caTTCTGGGGTCAATAGCTCGGACGCTCAGGTGCTGACCCTCTACAATGTGACTGAGGAGGAGAGCGGAGAGTATATATGTAAAGTGTCCAATTATATAGGAGAGGCCAATCAGTCGGCCTGGCTGACTGTCACCAGATATGAGCCCACAG CTACCCCCCACTATCCTCCAGCCAACCACACCTACCTGGAGGTTGTCATCTACTGTGTGGGCTTCTTTTTCATCGCTGTCATGATTGCCATCGCAATTATTGTCAAGATTCGCACCTCCTCAAAGAAGAGTGACTTCAACAGTCAGCTGGCTGTCCACAAGCTGGCCAAAAGCATCCCCCTGCGCAGACAG GTGTCTGTGGACTCTAGCTCCTCAATCCATTCTGGAGTGATGCTGGTTCGTCCTTCCCGCCTCTCTTCCAGCGGATCTCCAATGCTCTCCGGGGTGTCTGAGTATGAACTGCCCCAGGACCCCCGCTGGGAGCTTCCCCGGGACAG ACTTGTTCTTGGGAAGCCGCTGGGTGAAGGCTGCTTCGGGCAGGTGGTGATGGGAGAGGCGCTAGGTCTCGACAAAGAGAAGCCAAACCGTGTGACCAAGGTTGCCgtcaaaatgctgaaat ctGATGCCACAGAGaaagacctgtcagacctgatttcagagatggagatgatgaaGATCATTGGGAAGCACAAGAACATCATTAATCTCCTGGGAGCCTGCACACAGGATG GTCCTCTGTATGTCATAGTAGAGTATGCATCTAAGGGAAATTTGCGGGAGTACTTGCGAGCTCGGCGCCCACCGGGCATGGAGTATTGCTACAACCCAGACCAGGTTCCTGTGGAGAACATGTCCATCAAAGACCTGGTGTCCTGTGCTTACCAAGTGGCCCGAGGCATGGAGTATTTAGCCTCCAAAAAG tGCATCCACAGAGATCTTGCTGCTCGTAATGTTTTGGTAACCGAAGACAATGTGATGAAAATAGCTGACTTCGGCCTGGCAAGAGATATTCACCACATTGATTACTATAAGAAGACCACCAAC GGTCGTCTACCAGTGAAGTGGATGGCTCCTGAGGCTCTGTTTGACCGGATATACACACACCAAAGTGATGT ctggtCATTTGGGGTGCTGCTTTGGGAGATCTTCACCCTGGGAGGCTCTCCCTATCCTGGCGTCCCAGTGGAAGAGCTGTTCAAGCTGCTGAAGGAAGGTCACCGAATGGACAAGCCCTCGACATGCACTCACGAGCT GTACATGATGATGAGGGACTGCTGGCACGCTGTGCCGTCTCACAGGCCCACATTCAAACAGCTGGTAGAGGATCTAGACCGCTGCCTGGCCATGACGTCTAACCAG GAGTATCTGGAACTGTCGGTGCCTCTGGACCAATATTCCCCCAGCTACCCGGACACCCgcagctccacctgctcctcgGGGGAGGACTCGGTCTTCTCCCACGACGCCGGCGCTGAGGAGCCCTGCCTGCCAAAGTTCCCTCCCCACTCCAACGGGGCAGCCATTAAGAAACGCTGA
- the fgfr1a gene encoding fibroblast growth factor receptor 1-A isoform X1, with product MPQRSEWSSGRRKANSCSSLSRMLMRPSILLFLALFAQVLSIQCQPANTDEVVSVEKHAELFTLYLGERLDLSCSARDSLHAVNWTKDHVAVVDGEHTRIRNGQLEIEAVELTDSGLYACTTFGNHYVNFNITVHTLASSEDEDEESLSDESKLLASQKLLLVSVEKHAELFTLYLGERLDLSCSARDSLHAVNWTKDHVAVVDGEHTRIRNGQLEIEAVELTDSGLYACTTFGNHSVYFNITVDTLASSEDDDEDEESSSEESKLLASQKLLPMAPQWAHPEKMEKKLHAVPASKTVKFRCQASGNPTPTLKWYKNGKEFKRDHRIGGFKVREHVWTIIMESVVPSDKGNYTCVVENQYGSINHTYQLDVVERSPHRPILQAGLPANRTAVVGSDVEFECKVFSDPQPHIQWLKHIEVNGSRVGPDGLPYVRVLKTAGLNTTDKEMEVLQLRNVSFDDAGEYTCLAGNSIGFSHHSAWLTVFEATPHYPPANHTYLEVVIYCVGFFFIAVMIAIAIIVKIRTSSKKSDFNSQLAVHKLAKSIPLRRQVSVDSSSSIHSGVMLVRPSRLSSSGSPMLSGVSEYELPQDPRWELPRDRLVLGKPLGEGCFGQVVMGEALGLDKEKPNRVTKVAVKMLKSDATEKDLSDLISEMEMMKIIGKHKNIINLLGACTQDGPLYVIVEYASKGNLREYLRARRPPGMEYCYNPDQVPVENMSIKDLVSCAYQVARGMEYLASKKCIHRDLAARNVLVTEDNVMKIADFGLARDIHHIDYYKKTTNGRLPVKWMAPEALFDRIYTHQSDVWSFGVLLWEIFTLGGSPYPGVPVEELFKLLKEGHRMDKPSTCTHELYMMMRDCWHAVPSHRPTFKQLVEDLDRCLAMTSNQEYLELSVPLDQYSPSYPDTRSSTCSSGEDSVFSHDAGAEEPCLPKFPPHSNGAAIKKR from the exons ATGCCCCAAAGGTCTGAATGGAGTTCCGGTCGCAGAAAAGCCAACAGTTGTAGCTCCCTCAGCAGGATGCTGATGAGGCCAAGTATACTTCTGTTTCTGGCTTTATTCGCCCAAGTTTTAAGCATCCAGTGTCAGCCTGCCAACACTGATGAAG TAGTCTCGGTGGAAAAGCATGCGGAGCTGTTCACGCTCTATCTCGGAGAGCGTCTGGATCTGAGTTGCTCTGCCAGGGACTCCCTCCATGCCGTCAACTGGACCAAAGACCATGTGGCAGTAGTGGATGGAGAACACACACGCATCCGCAACGGCCAGCTGGAAATCGAGGCCGTGGAGCTAACGGACTCTGGTCTGTATGCATGCACCACCTTCGGCAACCACTACGTCAACTTCAACATCACAG TTCATACCCTGGCCTCCtctgaggatgaagatgaagagtctTTGTCAGATGAATCCAAGCTGTTGGCCAGTCAGAAACTGCTGC TAGTCTCGGTGGAAAAGCATGCGGAGCTGTTCACGCTCTATCTCGGAGAGCGTCTGGATCTGAGTTGCTCTGCCAGGGACTCCCTCCATGCCGTCAACTGGACCAAAGACCATGTGGCAGTAGTGGATGGAGAACACACACGCATCCGCAACGGCCAGCTGGAAATCGAGGCCGTGGAGCTAACGGACTCTGGTCTGTATGCATGCACCACCTTCGGCAACCACAGCGTCTACTTCAACATCACGG TTGATACCCTGGCCTCAtctgaggatgatgatgaagatgaagagtctTCATCAGAGGAATCCAAGCTGTTGGCCAGTCAGAAACTGCTGC CAATGGCCCCGCAATGGGCTCATCcagaaaaaatggagaaaaagctTCACGCCGTCCCAGCCAGTAAGACCGTGAAGTTTCGATGCCAGGCCAGCGGCAACCCAACTCCCACTCTGAAATGGTATAAAAATGGCAAGGAGTTCAAGAGAGACCATCGCATCGGAGGCTTCAAG GTGCGTGAACATGTGTGGACCATCATCATGGAATCTGTAGTACCCTCTGACAAGGGAAACTACACCTGTGTGGTGGAGAACCAGTACGGCAGCATCAATCACACCTACCAGCTGGATGTAGTCG AGCGCTCTCCCCACAGGCCAATCCTGCAGGCTGGCCTGCCCGCTAATCGCACCGCCGTGGTGGGCAGCGACGTGGAGTTTGAGTGCAAAGTGTTCAGTGACCCTCAGCCTCATATCCAGTGGCTCAAGCACATCGAGGTCAACGGGAGCCGAGTTGGTCCTGATGGGTTACCATATGTCCGTGTCCTCAAG ACCGCTGGCCTTAACACCACGGACAAGGAAATGGAAGTCCTCCAACtgagaaatgtgtcttttgatGACGCTGGGGAGTATACCTGCTTGGCGGGCAATTCTATCGGGTTCTCTCATCACTCTGCATGGTTGACCGTTTTTGAAG CTACCCCCCACTATCCTCCAGCCAACCACACCTACCTGGAGGTTGTCATCTACTGTGTGGGCTTCTTTTTCATCGCTGTCATGATTGCCATCGCAATTATTGTCAAGATTCGCACCTCCTCAAAGAAGAGTGACTTCAACAGTCAGCTGGCTGTCCACAAGCTGGCCAAAAGCATCCCCCTGCGCAGACAG GTGTCTGTGGACTCTAGCTCCTCAATCCATTCTGGAGTGATGCTGGTTCGTCCTTCCCGCCTCTCTTCCAGCGGATCTCCAATGCTCTCCGGGGTGTCTGAGTATGAACTGCCCCAGGACCCCCGCTGGGAGCTTCCCCGGGACAG ACTTGTTCTTGGGAAGCCGCTGGGTGAAGGCTGCTTCGGGCAGGTGGTGATGGGAGAGGCGCTAGGTCTCGACAAAGAGAAGCCAAACCGTGTGACCAAGGTTGCCgtcaaaatgctgaaat ctGATGCCACAGAGaaagacctgtcagacctgatttcagagatggagatgatgaaGATCATTGGGAAGCACAAGAACATCATTAATCTCCTGGGAGCCTGCACACAGGATG GTCCTCTGTATGTCATAGTAGAGTATGCATCTAAGGGAAATTTGCGGGAGTACTTGCGAGCTCGGCGCCCACCGGGCATGGAGTATTGCTACAACCCAGACCAGGTTCCTGTGGAGAACATGTCCATCAAAGACCTGGTGTCCTGTGCTTACCAAGTGGCCCGAGGCATGGAGTATTTAGCCTCCAAAAAG tGCATCCACAGAGATCTTGCTGCTCGTAATGTTTTGGTAACCGAAGACAATGTGATGAAAATAGCTGACTTCGGCCTGGCAAGAGATATTCACCACATTGATTACTATAAGAAGACCACCAAC GGTCGTCTACCAGTGAAGTGGATGGCTCCTGAGGCTCTGTTTGACCGGATATACACACACCAAAGTGATGT ctggtCATTTGGGGTGCTGCTTTGGGAGATCTTCACCCTGGGAGGCTCTCCCTATCCTGGCGTCCCAGTGGAAGAGCTGTTCAAGCTGCTGAAGGAAGGTCACCGAATGGACAAGCCCTCGACATGCACTCACGAGCT GTACATGATGATGAGGGACTGCTGGCACGCTGTGCCGTCTCACAGGCCCACATTCAAACAGCTGGTAGAGGATCTAGACCGCTGCCTGGCCATGACGTCTAACCAG GAGTATCTGGAACTGTCGGTGCCTCTGGACCAATATTCCCCCAGCTACCCGGACACCCgcagctccacctgctcctcgGGGGAGGACTCGGTCTTCTCCCACGACGCCGGCGCTGAGGAGCCCTGCCTGCCAAAGTTCCCTCCCCACTCCAACGGGGCAGCCATTAAGAAACGCTGA